In the Limanda limanda chromosome 1, fLimLim1.1, whole genome shotgun sequence genome, one interval contains:
- the mrps18c gene encoding 28S ribosomal protein S18c, mitochondrial, with the protein MFPLRLSLRLNSILSQHVNTSLRSVTSNVVQRKDDVLVKMENPFKEAQTGCVLCNVQVDFKNTQLLSQFISPHTGRIYGRHITGLCGRKQKEISKAIKKAHSMGFMSVTHKHPQFMKDPNICGIKHLH; encoded by the exons ATGTTCCCTCTGAGATTGTCGCTGCGGTTAAACTCGATTTTATCTCAACACGTAAACACGA GTTTGAGGAGTGTGACGTCAAACGTGGTCCAACGGAAAGATGACGTG CTCGTGAAGATGGAAAATCCGTTTAAAGAGGCTCAGACCGGATGTGTCCTGTGTAACGTGCAGGTGGATTTCAAGAACACACAG CTGCTGTCTCAGTTCATCTCCCCTCACACAGGACGGATCTACGGCCGACACATCACAG GTTTGTGTGGAAGAAAACAGAAGGAAATCTCCAAGGCCATAAAGAAAGCTCACTCCATGG GTTTCATGTCGGTGACTCACAAACACCCACAGTTCATGAAGGATCCCAACATCTGTGGCATCAAACATCTGCATTAG
- the abraxas1 gene encoding BRCA1-A complex subunit Abraxas 1: MAEPIVRASGIVLSSLMFQHLNSDSDADGLLLGRISVEEQVTISDSQADHIHIEEIYNIQKHMTCPRLSCFYNSVGDVNMEELHKVLADNKQENVIGWYRQRRNTDQRMTFREKIVHENLKTCLSNPHVLFVLLASCKVRSSGSTHQTEYGAFISRSRTFLNVPIRVTNLGSLEQQAYWKESTSCSAAGYNLTMEKHGAKFFSSNGLLREVNEVNKMNDSLQVELQKACREVEESESLLETLQADVSQLRRRVREKRQKEAGKKTVSDPSEHRDNLLLREALAARFPSSPLFHTQTLTLEGFPVPVVCGAKRHEHVSTISKCDAPDSSGKRPGAGEGEETREQQVLTGARAWF; encoded by the exons ATGGCGGAGCCCATAGTTCGTGCTTCCGGGATCGTTCTGTCTTCTCTAATGTTTCAGCATCTGAACAGTGACTCGGACGCG GACGGCCTCCTGCTGGGACGGATCAGCGTCGAGGAGCAGGTGACCATCAGCGACTCTCAGGCGGATCACATCCACATCGAGGAGATCTACA ATATTCAGAAGCACATGACCTGTCCCCGGCTGAGCTG TTTTTACAACAGTGTTGGAGACGTGAACATGGAGGAGCTACACAAAGTCCTTGCAGACAACAAGCAG GAGAACGTGATTGGCTGGTACAGACAGCGACGGAACACCGATCAACGGATGACGTTCAGAGAAAAGATCGTCCACGAGAACCTGAAGACGTGTCTGTCCAACCCTCACGtgctgtttgtgctgctggCGTCCTGTAAGGTGAGGTCTTCAGGCTCCACCCACCAGACGGAGTACGGTGCCTTCATCTCCCGCAGCAG GACGTTCCTCAACGTTCCCATCCGGGTCACGAACCTGGGTTCACTGGAGCAGCAGGCGTACTGGAAGGagtccacttcctgttcagcaGCAGGTTATAACCTCACCATGGAGAAGCACGG GGCGAAGTTTTTCTCCTCCAACGGGCTCCTGAGAGAAGTCAATGAAGTGAACAAAATGAACGACtctctgcaggtggagctgcag AAAGcgtgcagagaggtggaggagagcgaGAGTCTTCTGGAGACGCTGCAGGCCGATGTGTcacagctgaggaggagagtcCGAGAGAAGCGGCAGAAAGAAGCGGGAAAAA agaccGTCAGCGATCCGTCTGAGCACAGAGACAACCTGCTGCTCCGTGAGGCGCTCGCCGCTCGGTTCCCCAGCTCGCCGCTCTTCCACACACAGACGCTCACTCTGGAGGGGTTTCCTGTTCCTGTCGTCTGCGGCGCCAAACGCCATGAACACGTTTCCACGATCTCAAAGTGCGACGCTCCCGACTCCAGTGGGAAGAGGCCGGGAGccggggagggagaggaaacacgGGAACAGCAGGTCCTCACTGGAGCTCGCGCCTGGTTCTAA
- the gpat3 gene encoding glycerol-3-phosphate acyltransferase 3, whose product MDDLWAVAVGVFQAWMFVVVFFIMLPAMCGLSLGVTSVYIQILVKILEWATIRIQRGRQEQPSVPVPLPNGIIERAGGSMEEEMAPLRNSVSPAGAEFSLSDALYFYKEGVESMVDDQVTQRFSSEELASWNLLTRTNQNFRYISLRLTVIWGLGVFVRYGVLFPLRITLTVIGLSWLVIGTTLVGFLPESSVKTWLSELVHVTCYRICARGLSATVHYHNRDNRPQKGGICVSNHTTPIDVVILANDGCYAMVGQVHGGLMGVIQRSMVRSCPHVWFERSEMRDRHAVTSRLRAHVAAKNKLPILIFPEGTCINNTSVMMFKKGSFEIGGTIHPVAIKYDPRFGDAFWNSGKYNMVSYLLRMMTSWAIVVNVWYLPPMTIQDGEDAAQFANRVKSAVAHQGGLLDLDWDGGLKRGKVKDSLKEEQQKKYSSIITGQNNVDDHDFSSLTT is encoded by the exons ATGGACGACCTCTGGGCCGTGGCGGTGGGCGTGTTCCAGGCCTGGATGTTCGTGGTGGTTTTCTTCATCATGCTGCCGGCGATGTGCGGCCTCTCGCTGGGCGTCACCAGCGTCTACATCCAGATCCTGGTGAAGATCCTGGAG TGGGCGACGATACGAATCCAGAGAGGACGCCAGGAGCAGCCGAGCGTCCCGGTGCCGCTGCCCAACG GGATCATTGAGCGAGCGGGCGGCtcgatggaggaggagatggcgCCGCTGCGGAACTCTGTGTCGCCGGCAGGGGCGGAGTTCTCCCTGAGCGACGCCCTCTACTTCTACAAGGAGGGCGTGGAGAGCATGGTGGACGACCAGGTGACTCAGCGCTTCTCCTCCGAGGAGCTGGCCTCCTGGAACCTCCTCACACGCACCAACCAAAACTTCCGCTACATCAGCCTCCGCCTCACCGTCATCTGGGGCCTCGGCGTCTTCGTACGCTACGGCGTCCTCTTCCCTCTCAG AATCACGCTCACCGTCATCGGACTCTCGTGGCTCGTGATCGGAACGACTCTGGTCGGATTTCTGCCTGAAAGCAG tgtgaagaCGTGGCTCAGTGAACTGGTTCATGTGACCTGCTACAGAATCTGTGCCAGAGGTTTATCAGCGACCGTCCACTATCACAACAG AGACAACCGGCCTCAGAAAGGAGGAATCTGTGTGTCCAATCACACGACTCCGATCGACGTGGTGATTCTGGCCAATGACGGCTGCTACGCCATG GTGGGTCAGGTGCACGGCGGTCTGATGGGGGTCATCCAGAGGTCGATGGTCAGGTCGTGTCCTCACGTTTGGTTCGAGAGGTCGGAGATGAGAGACCGCCACGCCGTGACCAGCAG gcTGAGAGCTCACGTGGCGGCGAAGAACAAACTTCCCATCCTGATATTTCCTGAAG GAACTTGCATCAACAACACGTCGGTCATGATGTTTAAGAAAGGAAGCTTCGAAATCGGAGGAACCATCCACCCGGTCGCCATCAAG TACGACCCTCGGTTCGGCGACGCCTTCTGGAACAGCGGTAAATACAACATGGTGAGTTACCTGCTCCGCATGATGACCAGCTGGGCCATCGTCGTCAACGTGTGGTACCTCCCCCCCATGACCATACAG GACGGCGAGGACGCAGCTCAGTTTGCAAACAGAGTGAAATCTGCTGTGGCTCATCAGGGTGGTCTCCTGGACCTGGACTG ggATGGAGGATTGAAACGAGGGAAAGTGAAGGattctctgaaggaggagcagcagaagaagtACAGCAGCATCATCACCGGACAGAACAACGTGGACGATCACGACTTCTCGTCTTTAACGACATGA